The proteins below come from a single Oncorhynchus gorbuscha isolate QuinsamMale2020 ecotype Even-year linkage group LG12, OgorEven_v1.0, whole genome shotgun sequence genomic window:
- the LOC123990235 gene encoding gamma-aminobutyric acid receptor subunit rho-3-like produces MRQDSTKSLLIKTEQLLRIEEHDFAMRPGFGGAAIPVGIDVQVESIDSISEVNMDFTMTLYLRHYWKDERLAFPSRSNVSRTFDGRLVKKMWVPDVFFVHSKRSFIHDTTMENIMIRVYPDGSILYSVRITVTALCSMDFSSFPLDTQNCSLELESYAYNENDLMLYWKNGNDSLRTDEMVLSQFFIKKFHPSSGLAFYSSTGWYNRLYINFILRRHIFFFMLQTYFPTMLMVLLSWVSFWIDRRAVPARVSLGITTVLTMSTIITGVSSSMPQVSYVKAVDIYLWTSFLFVFLSVIEYAAVNYCSTLEEMRRLKRGKLPTSYNTSKAMAFDGCFHDSDIELTPFPRLPTSMTSSHHRTPLQNPEDPPIEGTRLRRQRSVQENVDLLLSNSYLIDSYSRMAFPLSYLLFNTIYWSMYSS; encoded by the exons ATGCGGCAGGACAGCACCAAGTCTCTACTCATTAAGACTGAACAGCTGCTGAGGATCGAGGAGCACGACTTCGCTATGAGACCTGGCTTTGGAG GTGCAGCCATCCCTGTAGGCATTGATGTGCAGGTGGAGAGCATCGACAGCATTTCAGAGGTCAACATG GACTTCACCATGACTCTGTACCTGCGCCACTACTGGAAGGATGAGCGGCTGGCGTTTCCATCTCGTAGCAACGTGAGCAGGACATTTGATGGGCGTCTGGTGAAGAAGATGTGGGTTCCTGACGTGTTCTTCGTCCACTCCAAGAGGTCCTTCATCCATGACACCACCATGGAGAACATCATGATCAGGGTCTATCCTGACGGAAGCATACTCTACAGCGTCAG GATCACAGTGACTGCTCTCTGCTCAATGGACTTCAGCAGCTTCCCTCTGGACACACAGAACTGTTCACTGGAACTAGAGAGCT ATGCGTATAATGAGAATGATCTGATGTTGTATTGGAAGAATGGCAACGACTCTCTGAGGACAGATGAGATGGTTCTCTCTCAGTTCTTCATCAAGAAGTTCCACCCTTCCAGTGGGCTTGCCTTCTACAGCAGTACAG GTTGGTATAACAGGTTGTATATAAACTTCATCCTGAGGAGACATATCTTCTTCTTCATGCTGCAGACATATTTCCCCACCATGCTGATGGTTCTGCTGTCCTGGGTCTCCTTCTGGATTGACAGGAGAGCTGTGCCTGCACGTGTCTCCCTag GTATCACTACAGTACTGACCATGTCAACCATCATCACTGGTGTGTCCTCCTCCATGCCACAG gtGTCCTATGTGAAGGCAGTGGACATCTACCTGTGGACCAGCTTCCTGTTTGTGTTCCTGTCAGTGATAGAATATGCTGCTGTCAACTACTGCTCTACGCTAGAGGAGATGAGACGACTGAAGAGAGGAAAG CTCCCAACCTCGTACAACACCAGCAAAGCCATGGCCTTCGACGGCTGTTTCCATGACAGTGACATTGAGCTGACCCCGTTCCCCCGTCTGCCAACCTCCATGACCTCCAGCCATCACAGAACTCCACTCCAGAACCCTGAGGACCCACCCATCGAGGGGACACGTCTCCGCCGGCAACGGTCGGTGCAGGAGAACGTGGATCTGCTACTTAGCAACAGCTACTTGATCGACTCGTACTCCCGCATGGCCTTCCCTCTGTCCTACCTCCTATTCAATACCATCTACTGGAGTATGTACTCCTCCTGA